In the genome of Podospora pseudocomata strain CBS 415.72m chromosome 7, whole genome shotgun sequence, the window AGATTCATCACGCCCCTACACCGGGCTCGTCATACTTCATCCCCAGCAACGGCTTCATAACCGCCTGCTCTGCCAGCCCTCCCTCTCAGCGCATCCATCACAGACGGACTCTCATACATCTCCGTGTAGTTCACCGGTTGTCCACCGAGCATCGCGGCGCCAGTCTCCCTCTTGCCGAACAACGGCGCAGGGTCACACCAAAAGTCTTTGCAGTTGGTGACGCAGCCGCGGTTGTAGGGGTTTCTGCTCTTTCGCttgttggctgggttggtggcaGCTCCCTTGCCGCGGGCTGTTCGCATAAAAATGTCAACTCCGAGGAGTCGGCTCATTGTCTTGAGGATGCCGCCATGTCTGTGGCCATGCTTGTGGCCGTGGCCACCTTCGCCGGCGGCAGATCCGGAGGGAGGTTGCTGTGTCGGATCCAGTGGGGCGCCAGTCGAGGTGAAAGCGGATGCCAACGAGGTGGCAGAAGTGTGGTGGACGCCAAACATGTTCTCGTAGGTCGTCATGGCGCGGGCGAGCTGAATCAGCTGGACAGACAGAAGCATGGACACCCAGACAAGCTGGAGCGATGCCCAGATGGCCGTCAGCATCGTGTAAGCGTCGGCGTTGACAACCTTGCAGATGGAAGGGGCGAGAAGGCTGCATTCTTCCGAGGCATCGGGTGACACAATGTTGAAGTAACGGTAGGTGAGAAAGTCGTAGATGATAATGGCGAGGGTCAGGTTGATGAGGTACATGAAGAAgtggcggtggttgttgatgccgACGCAGTTGTAGACCCACGGGCAGTGATGGTCGTGTTTGGCAACACAGCGCTGGCACCTACGGCAGTGCTTGCTGCGCAACGGAGTCCGAATCATGCAAGTAACACAAAAATGGGCCTCGTCGTACTTCCACTGGCTGATTAGCTCATCAATGACCGCTCTCTGCTCCGCAATACCGTTCATCTTGGGTACGAATCCGGGATCGTCGACCATGGACCTGACGTAGAAAAACCCAGTCAAGCCAAGGGTCACGGCGAAAAGGAAGTTGAGCAGGTAGGTCCCATCTTCGCCAAATGCTGTGGTGGGAAAGACAGTAAACAGCCAGTTGAGCCCTACCCAGAAGAGCGAAGCGGCAAAAATACCGGTCATCCAGGGCTACATTCAAATCAGCAAGAACCTCCGCAGACAGCAGGCAGCATAGGGGGAAGCTTACCGTCTTCTCAAACGACCTCATATCAGGTGGCGCATAGGCGATAACCTGTTGGCCAACCCACTGGATCGAATAAGCCACAATGAGCCCGATGGGAATGCCCGCGTAGACCGGCATCCCAGCAAAGATGTGCAAAGTCGCCCAGACCAGGACGAAGGGCCACAGGAAGAAGAACTTGGTCGTGAACCCCCTCCTATCCTGCAAAAGGTAGCTCGATCCCGGCCAGCTCGGTATTATCGCATTGGCGTCCTCATCGTAGCCGCACTCGTGGAGGGCCTTGTGCCATGCGCCTGCCGTGTTCAGCTCCTTAGCTGTGATGGAAGGTGTCTTGCCCGTCGTGGTCTTGGCGAACCGATCGGCGCCGTACTCGAGGAGCTTCTGAACACACCCAGCGCTTCCCTTTACGAGTGCCCAGTGCAGAGCCGTAAAGCCTTGCTCGTCCTTGGCGTGAACGCTGGCGCCCCATCGTAGAAAGACGTCGACGCAAGCCGGATAGCCCTTGTAAGCAGACCACATAAGACCGGTGTGGCCGTAGGCATCTTCCACATCCACCGGTATGCCCTGGTGTAATAACAGGACAATCAGAAGAAGGTTCCCGTTAAAGGTGCTGATATGTAATGTGTTGTATCCCTGAGCATCGGAGATCAAGGGGTCGGCGCCGTGTTGGAGCAGTAGGTGGACGGTGTAGTAATGACACCGCTGAGCAGCCCATTGTAATGGTGTGGCCACACTCTCGCCTCCTTTTCGGTTGATCTCGGCGCCGCGGCTGATCAGGAACTTGCACATGGCATactggttgttgatggccgCCCACTGCCAAGAGAAATTGTCAGCTTCATCCAGAAAGAGCTGGGCAGAAAAATAACAAACATGTAATGGGGTTATCCCCTCGCCGTCGGTGTAAGTCGCATCGTAGTCGCCCGTCTCGAACAGCTTCTCCATGCCGGCAATGTCGCCCGTCCTTGCCATCTGCATAATGTCACTCTGGGCTGGCTCCCCGTCGCCGGGGAGGTTGCCCAACTCGACCTCATTGTTGAGCTTTGGGGTGGCCGTGTCCGACTTGGATGGAGGTTGGGCGGGCGCGCCGTTCGCCGAAGGGGTCGCTGATGCGTCGGGACGTTGCGCCATCGTTCAGGATGGGCTTCTGTGGGGTGCTGCCTCCTGAATAATCCGGTCCGATCTCGAGTGTCCAGTGGTGGGCAGTGGACAACCGAAAAGCGAAGTTGGGAAAGCCAAGAATATGGAGATGCCCCGGCGAGTTCGGACTGACTTGACCCCCTGGCCGCTGCTCTGCTTCGGTGCCCTGATCGATGGCGTCTAGTAGATCCGGATGGGGCACCAAAGAAGAGGAACTGGACTGGACATGCCACAAAAGATGGTGTAAGAATCAATGACGTTGGTTGAAGACTAGAATCTTTCCCCAGGAATTTCTTCAGCGACAGGAGCACAGGAGCCAACAACTGTTGCTTCTGCATGCGCGAACGACTCAGCGAGGCTGAGCCAGGGTCTCCTTTTGCATCTCGGGCGCTGATTTGTCAACCACTGCCTTGGTGGTGTCGGGTCCTGTTGCGGGAaccccaccactcccacctGCGACTGTGCGTCTGACCGCCACTGACAGCCCTGAGCAGCCCCACAGACGCCCCATAGCGCGCGTCTGTTTCTTCTCTGCCCTCGGCCTTGTGGGGCCGTTGACCGCGAAGTGCTACGTAACGAACAACTCTTAAAATTCCCATGAGCCGATCGGACCACGCTGTCGGATGACGGGTGGCCCCATATCAACACACTCGGATCTCAACCTCCCGGACCCAGCCAATCTACAGGGTCAATCGCGCCAAAGAATAAGAGTCCAGCTCTAGCTCCCTGTCCTCAACcgcctcacccaccaccttctctccctctcctggaaaggacatcctcaaccatcaTGTCCCTCCAACAAACCCTCAAAGACCTCCTCGAggcctccctcaccccctccccaaccgtcatcctcttcggccTCGCCTTCTGCCTCCTCGCCCCCATtctcctccacttcctctACTCAACCGcaaccccctacaccaccctcccctccgtcctcctcctcggccccccAGGAGCAGGCAAAACAGCCCTAACCACCCTCTTCGAGCGCGGCCCCCTCGACCTCCCCCTCGCAAAAACCCACACCTCCCAagtcacctcctccatcgaACTCTCCATCAACTCCGACGACCCCTCCAGCGCATCCTACAAAACCAACCTCGACGAAGCAGGCGCAACAGCCAAAAAATTCCTCCTGGTCGACACCCCCGGCCACCCCAAACTCcgcgcctcctccctcgcccgtTTGAACTCTGCCGAACCAACAATCAAGTCCTCCCTCGTCAGCGACGGCGGCGCAAAGTCCAAGATCAAGGCCGTCGTCTTCATGGTTGACGCCGCTGCGCTCGCAGATGGTGACGCTCTCCCGTCAACGGCGGAATACCTCTACGACGTGCTCCTCACTCTACAGAAGCGCTTCCACAGCCGGAATGGTAGTCGCGCGCCCGCGTCCATGCCTGTCTTGGTGGCGGCGAACAAGCTTGACTTGTTCACCGCTCTGCCCGCGGCGCTGGTAAAGTCCAACTTGGAGGCGGAGCTGGGGAGGATCCGGGCGGCGAGGAGCAAGGGGTTGTTAGATTCGGGTGTAGGGCAGGATgatcttgctgctggggaggaaggggactGGCTTGGGGGGGACGGGAGCGAAAAGTTCTCGTTTGCGCAGATGATGGAGTTTGACGTGGATGTGGATGTTATTGGGGGGAGTGTCACTGGAGATGGGCCGGGGGCCGAGAAGTGGTGGAAATGGATTGGGGAGAGGGTATAAGGGAGAAATGTATGATGTTTTTTGATGTCAAAAGAGGGCAACGGAAATATCTCCTGCTTGATTATCGCAAGCAGGGCGCGTGGATGGGTAATGAACAGGGCGGCAAAACATGATCTAGGAACAGGTACAAACTTTTAATGCAAATCAATATAAACTTATAATTGTAGTTTATGGGTATAAACAATGCATCACAAAATGCCATCTCCCAAACCACCTCTCTCCCCATTTTGCACGGGTTGAGCCCCAAAAAGTACGCCGACCAGATGCTACCAAGTCTAAGAGTAGTCGCTTTCCCAAACCACACCAAAGATGTTGAGTCTTCTCggttcttctttctctcccagCGTATATCTACGGAAAAATGGAGACGCAAAAtgccacaaaaaaaaagaaacaagaaattCACACAAACGCCATGCCTTGACACCCCAACTTTTCCACCTCTTTCTACTTGTGCTTGACCATGTAGGTCAGCAGATCCACCTTGGTGACGACGGCAACAGGCTTGGATCcgtcctcggccttctccgtGACGATAGCCGCGCTGTTCCACTCGAGGAATCTGCTGAGCGCCGACAAAGGAGTGTCCATGGTAATCTCCACAAACTTGcgcttcttgttcttgagctCGGAACCAAACTCGCGGGGATCAGTGACAACCTCATCGATGCGCTTGAAGTTGAACATGACGTCGCTGACGGGGCACTTGGGCGAGACGCGGCCCTTGGAGATGTAGCTGAGCATGTTGCCAAGAGTAACAAGACCAGCGAGCTTGCCACCAGTAGGAGTGAGGACGGGGAGCTGATCAAAACCCTTGTCGCGCATCATCTCGATGGCCTCGGTGCATGGGCTGTCAGCAAGGACCGAAGAGACGGGCTTAAGGCGAAGGGCGCGGACGGTGGCACCGCCGTAGGGGTCGTTCTGGCTGGGGGTGTGGGGAGTAGCGGAAGCGGCATCGCCGCCGCTGACGTTGGTGTCGTCGTTGGGGAGAAGGTCGTTGGCCGCAAGCCAGTCATCGTCGGCGAACTTGGAGAGGTAGGAGCGGATGCTGTCAGGGaggacgacaacgacaacgtCACCCTTCTTGAAGCCAAAGTCCTTGACAGCCTTGAGCATGGCCGCCATGGCGCTGCCAGAGCTGCCACCGACCAACAAGCCCTCCTCGGCGATCAGACGGCGCGCAAGCTTGAAAGACTCGCGGTCATCAGTCTTGTACCACTTGTCCACAAGCTCGCGGTCCAAGACATCGGGAATGAAGTCATAGCCAATACCCTCCACCTTGTAGGGCAggttggccttctcctcgttCAGGGACTCGGGAACAGCAAGGATACTGCCATGGGGATCGGCAGCAATGACCttgatgtttttgttgtgCTTGCGCAAACCCTTGGCAATACCGCTGATGGTGCCACCGGTACCAGCACCCGCGACAATAGCCGTGATGTTACCGCCAGTCTGAGCCCAGATCTCCTCGGCGGTGCCGAACTCGTGCGCGCGCGGGTTGTCGACGTTGGTATACTGGTCGAGAAtgtgggagttggggatcTCCTTGAGCAGACGGCGCGCAACACCGATGTGGCTTTCGGGGCTGTCCCACGCAGCCTGGGTGGGTGTGCGAATGATGGTGGCACCGAGGGCGCGGAGGACAGACACCTTCTCGGCGGACATCTTCTCGGgaagggtgatgatggtcttGTAGCCCTTGATAGCGCCAACCAAAGCGAGACCAATACCACTAGTTTCGCATTAGCACCcacaggaaagaaaaagaggcgCAGAATTCTTACGTGTTGCCACTGGTAGGCTCAATGAGAGTGTCACCAGGCTTGATACGTCCGCTCTTTTCAGCCTCCTCGATCATGCGAAGGGCTATCCTGTCCTTGACACTGCCGCCGGCGTTGAACAGCTCAACTTTGGCGTAGACCTCGCACTCGATGCCGAGGGACTGGGGGATCTTGTTGAGGCGCACAAGCGGCGTGTTGCCGATGAGCTCGGTCGCAGACATCTTGATGTCTGACTTGGCCACCAGCTTGTCGAATATGGGAATTGGGACCTGCGACACAAGGCCACGGTGGTTGGCACCGTTCTGGTTCGACATTTTTGGGACCGCTGCTGTGGAAGGGAAGACTGTCTGTCGTGGACTGGGAGACCGGAATATTTTatggtgggggcggggttggcggttTCCAGATGTTCTTCAGACGGGGAGGTCAAAGAACGAACAGGAGGAGAGAGACGGGAGGGGGACTGGAACGGGAGGACGGCAGcaagcaaagaagaagaagaagaagaaacaagaagaagtcAATTGACTTTGCCACGGTGGGAGAGGGCAGAAATTGAAGGCTGGATGGGGTGATGGCATGCAAAAAAACCATCGGTGGATTTGGTAATGGGAAGCCAGGCTGACCCTGCTGCATCCGTCCTCCACCGAAGCCGATGGTATGCGCCACCGACCCCGAACCTTGAGGGCTTCTTCCGCACTGCCCAGCCTTCCGGAACCAACCGCCTGCAGGGGTTGAGATGTCAGATGCCCCCACTATAAAGGTTCGAGAAGGATGCCATTTCAGCACGTGTGAGCGGGAGTGCCGTGTGCTAACAGCTTCTGGTGGATATTACTGGTCCAAATGATAGTGTCCTGCTGCCGAACCTGGAAGGCTTCGCGCAATCCCGCATCGAACGTGCCCAAGATCCGCCCCTTCGTCTGCATGGAAACCGTGGGGTCCCCGAACCCATCAAGTTGCAACGGCTTTGCTCGATCACTCTTTTATCATTGTTCTAAACATTACGGAGTAACTACGGTATCGACGAGAAACGAAAGAAAAAtatcccacctcccacgcTTTTCACACCAACCCTCTTCAAGCCCACTCCCGCGTCACGTTGACAGCCCTGCAGTCCTTCCCATCCGGCAGACCGCCCGATACCCAGGTCAGAGCATCACCATAGTTGTAATTGCCATAAACCGTCGCACAAACGAACCACTTGTAATAGTTGGTACCACTCCAGGTATTCTCATCCGTGATGACGGGGCTGAAGGACCTAGCTCGCTGGAACAGCTTGCCTTCCTCGTCAAACTGAGGGCCAGACCCCTCTCCCTGCGTCGGGCTCACGATGACCGGCAGGACATTGCTTGCAAGTGAAGACTCGAGGCCGAACACGGAAGGCCAGCTCTGCTCAGGCGCCCAGTGGAGTTTCCCCGGGAGGCAGTTGAGGTTCGGGtcgttggtggaggtggtgttgtagTAGAAGTTGATAGAAATGTCTGACAGGTTGTTCCCCGGGtacttctcctccaacaagacTTCAGAAACGAGTTGTCGGTAAGGGGGGCCGGCATGGACCGAGACTAGGAGAGTGTCATTCAGTCTTGCGTCGTCACTAGTGAGTCGGAGATGGAAGGGGGCCGATTGCACATCATAGACGCAGTCGGCAGACTGTGCAGCGGCAACAGAGAGGGCCGCTGCGAGCGAGAGAAGTGTCTTGGAGGTAAACTGCATTTTGTTGATGAAATTCGAGGGTTTGTGGAGGGATGGTTTGATGACTGACAGAGGCAAACCAGTGCTCACCAGCGTGATCATCGTCCCTTTTATACCCCGCGATCACCAAGAGATCCGAGAACCTGGCATGATTGACACCTGCCTGTACAGACGATGGCCCACCAACGTTACATTTCGTGTAGAAACCAAGATCACTCTCGTGTATGCAGCCGGAGTAAGCGACTTCATACCCTGATATTCCCGGTTAAACATAGCCTTGTCTCCCGTTGGACAAAAAGCGACCATGCGGTGTCGCAAAGCCGTTCGGGGGCCGACTtcacagccaacatcgaccaCCATCCAAGCTCAGCCTCGAATTATAGTAAAATGTCTGGCTCTCACCGCTCGCAACACCCAGAACAGAAGTTGCATAATCCGTATTGCTGAGCCATATACGTTCAGATGCTACCTGCATGCAACCATCAAAATGACCGGTTGGTCAGCCTTTCGATGACGGTTGGTATGCCCGAAGCATGCCCTCCACGAGGCAGATGTCCACATAACTCAAGTCTTGAAGTCGTGACAGGCAGTAGTCACCTCTTTGTTCAACAACCGCGGGAACGCGGGGATCTGGGTAGCAAGTTGATCGCATCATGCAACGGTAACCTTGAGATGGATCGCACAACTCGAGACAGTTTAGACTCGTACCATGCCGTTCAGGTGCGACGGAAGCTTCTGAGCGGGTGTAACGGCATATATCTCGTGATTTCGGTCCCATTAACAGAGATGATCACAAACATGCGTTTCTGTCTTTGCCATGCCACTATTCCAGTTTTTCCTGAACGGCAAATACAAGAAATACAATGTCCAGTTTCAAATCATCTAGACGTCGAGCAAATTGGACATGGCATTGAATAAAAGCTACAGGCAACAACCAGTCTGGGGTCCGTtagctacctaggtacccCAATACTAAGAGCTACTGTCTCAACAATGTGTTAAATGCTATTGAATATTCTAATACAAATTCCgacttggagatggagagggttggtgcAGTTGATGTTGAAAGCGCTTCGGGCCATCTTGACTATGAGATCAAGCACAtctctctcaacatcaccttATAGCATTGCACAACTACGTATCGTCCGATTTCCTTTCATGCAACCTTGGTTCTTCCAGGATGATTGGGCAAATATTCGAAAATCAATTCGAAAATCAACTGAGCGTTTGCAATCCTGTAGTTGGTGGTCACCTAGTATCTCCTATGTTGAATGCCAATTCAACAGAATATCTGCCGGTTCATAATTAGACCTGGAAGATAGACCTGATCTCAAAAGACCTAAGGCTGTCAACTAACTGCACCTTCTCGGCTTGAGATAAAATCATTCGACCACAATACCAACAATGGTAGACCCACCCACCTCAATAGAGCCAGACTTCCTGCCTGATTGATTGTGAGCCGTAGAGGTTCTTCCCTGGGAAAGGATAAATATATCCCACTGCTTGCCAGTCTTTCTATTTCCTCTCTTCCATTTAACACCAATATCCCAtcgttctttttcttctcttcgaTCAACAACCCTCCACATCTCAAAACCGTCACCGGCCTGGTATTCGGGATGTTTTGAATTAACATCTTGTGGTTTATTCCAGTTTGATCTTACTCTTTCTTCCCACGGCTCATCGATTTTCCTCATCTCGTCTCTTTCTAGCTGCAACTCGACTCTCACAAAACCATCAAGGCAACGACACTTCCAAATCTGCCATCTGTGGCCAGACTTCAATATTTTAGTCCGACTTCTTCTCGGCTATTCCACATCACTTTACTTTTATATTTCTTCGACTTCCTTTTCAGACTGCACTTCTTCAcccgtttttctttttctcacACAaggctttcttcttcttcgactttTCTTCCCACCACAACTTCGACTCCTTGCCATCCCAGCTTCGCTCACCTTTTTCCAACACTCGATCTTTCAACAAGTCTTTTTTGTTTCGAAATATTGACACTTATTATGGCAGACAAATAACTCATCTGCCTAATCACAGACCTCGCCCCAACAAGTTCAACGACGCTCAATGCCGCTTTTGCCAATGCCGCTGGACACCATTGTCAAAAACACACATGACTGACATGACTCTTTTTCAGACTTTCGCTCGATCTTTCAACCTTTTCCGTCCGACCTCAGCACATTCGACAATCGAGCTTCTGGTACCtatctccctcatccccatgTCATTGTCTCCCCACCCATGGGATGACTCGAAGCCGAGTTGAGAGTCGCTCATGCTTGCCCCACTTCTTTCCCATTTGGTCACttgtacacacacacaactaCCCCAACCCATATCACGCCCCACTCACGTTATGTGATGGTCCACGTTCTCACATCTGTCTGTATAGATAGGGCTTTCAGCAGTATACGCGAACGTACTTAGTGGGGGTGGATCTGGtaggggtggtggatagAAGATAGATGAGGGCgagagggagtgggagcTTTGACAGTACACGCGAAAGTACTTGGTGGGGAGGACTGTTCGACACTCGACCAGCAACACGTATGTctgcttttgttttcttttcttctgtgAAATGCATGAGCGTCTTGAACCACTGTTGGCGGCGGCTTTGCGCGACTCGACTCTTCGGCATGCCCGATCGGGCACCCTCAATCAggcagcatcatcaaaaaagaaacacaCATGGTAAGTTCTTTTCCCCGTGAGTTGTGGAGAGCAGTTGTTGACATCTTCTTCAGGAACACGACCGCCGGCTAAGGATGGGAGGAAGCGAGGGATGATTGCTGGCTTGGGGATATATGATGGTTGGAATAATGCAATGGGGCTGTTTAGTGAAGTCTCCAAGGTCTGTCTTGGCACCGGTGCTCTAGACCACCACCCTTGTCATCCTGTCTTTGGATCAATGACGTCACCCCTCCTTTGACAGCCCCTCGTCCAGGAACGATCCGCTGTTCCCCTGTCGAGCTATCATGTATTCTGTTGTCTAGAACATTGCTTGATTTCCGCTCGACCTAGTTAACCTATTGTTTACATACCACTCGATCACCTCGCTAGACTATTGCTCCTATGGGTCGACAAGAAAGAATCGCCCGGTCCATCGTCCGCGCCATCATCAGGACCAATGTCAATGgcaccaaaaagaaagccaGCAACCCACTCGggatcctcctcgccctgttctccgccttcttctccctctaCCAGCTGCTCATGAGAAAGATCCGCCCTGCCGACTTTGCTAAGCTGCGACGGGAGTACTGGGATGTCAGCGATGACGACTATGTCGACTCGTTCCGACCGCGGGAGGGCGCAAAGGATGAGGAGGCTTTGACTGCTATCGGGGACATGGGATTCTCTGGTTCCGTAAGTAAAATTTTCTCTCCCTCCTGGGGATTTATCATGACAACGGACGTGCTGACCGCGAGACTACTTACTGGACAGACCTTTTACGCAACCACCGACCAAAAGTACCTCGTCAAGTCGGTCCCACGCCACTCCGAACATTCCTTCTTCCGCAACGATCTCCTGACCCCGTACGTCCAGCACATGGCTACGCATCCGCAGTCTTTGTTGGTCAGAATATGTGATTTCCTTGGCGCCTCAGGTGCTTCTATTGGAAGGATCCTCCGTCTCGCGCCTTCGCATCATATCGTCATGGAGAACATCATGTACGGccgggaggaggctgaaaaCAGGGGGGATGCCAAATGGGAGAACTGGGACCTGAAGCCAACGTCGTATTTCTACCCCGAACGAGATATTGCCGATGGCGCGCTCACGAGCGACGCAACCAAGGAGCAGCTGGCGGATGAGTTTCACGACAAGATTGTGCTCAGCCAGGAGCAGGCGGATGATTTGTttgcgaggttggaggaggacacAAAGTTGCTGGCCGAGCACAACGCGGTAGATTATTCCTTGTTTTTGGTTAGGATGAAGCTGCCACGGGAGGAGGTCCAAGAGGAGGTGCAGCCGGAGGCGGCAAAGTCGGACTCGAACTTGGCGCCGCCAGAGGATGGGCCGTCGGTTCCGCCTCAGCCTCCGACGTGGAAGACGGGGGTTGCTTCAGCGGATGGAAAGTATGTTTATCGGGCTTCGATCTTGGACTTCTTTTGGGCGAAGCACAAGATCCAGCCGAGGTTCATGACGTTGCTGATTAACTTGTGGAATTTGTTGATTAGTAAGGATGGGCCGATGAGTATCACTACTACGCCGGAGGAGTACAGGGAGAGGTTCTTGAAGATGTGTAGGGGGTATGTGGACATCAAGAAGGACTGAGGATGAGTTTGTGATGGTATGCGTGTGTGgttccccctttttttttttttttttttttggttctttCTCTCTGTATTAGataccccccaaacccagtcATAGTTTGGCGCACGAGAATGTTTAATGTCTTGATCTACTCTGTCGTTCTAGCCTCCTTGGTCACCCCCGTCTTCCCATCAGGCGCCATCTGCCTAAACATGGCCATCGGATCAAAAAACACCTCGACGCTCCCCAACTGCAGCTTGTCATTCACATCCGCCACCGCCACACCCTCAATGTCGATATCCCCCCCGTGAGCCTTGATGGtaaccttctcccccttgtCGTTAGTCCCCACATAATCACCCTTCATGACACCCCAATGCCTCCAGcgaaacaccaccctcggcgGACCGGCATacacctccagcacctcccaCGCAAAAGACGGCATCACCCTCTTGAATGTCTTGTGGCTGGCGTCAAAAGAGGAGTGAGCAGGGCAGTAGAACTCGTTGGGCTCGATGAGGGCGTTGTAGGTCCCGACCGAGAGCATTTGGGCTGCGGTTTGTGGAGGTGAGCCGTTGACGCGGAAGGTGTAGGACTGCGGGGAGGCGATGGTGCGCCattcggggaggaggggtttgtaGCTGGCTTCGATTTCCCAGTTTTTGACGAGGTTTTCGACTAGGGCGGGGAGAGAGGTGGCTGGGTGGGTTGATTTTTTTGctggggcgggggggtgggaagggttAGAAATGGGAGGacagggggggaaggtgggaAAAGGGACGGAACCTACTTTGGAGGTAGAATTGCCGGGTTTTGGTGTAGTCGGGGGGTTGGCCGTGGCGccaggttgtggaggggtcgGAGAGGACTGCGTCTGGGTTTAGGACGTAGTctgggagggtgggagggggggttgaggtggaggacatTGTTTTGGAGTGAGAGTTGACACGGATGACGGGCGGTTgggtgagatggggaggaagagaggaagagaggaatgATGGGAATGGGTATATATGCCCACTATCACAACCTACCTGCCTCGCGCCACCCACCCGAGGATAGAGGTGTGATCGTCTTACTTCCCACAAGTTCCTCACTGGTGATAGACAACCGTTGGCAGTGCCACCGCAAGGACAGCTGACCTATAACAGCCTTTGGTCCCTGTACTATGCTCTCCTTCGGTACACTGGGACATTCTGTAAGCCACGGTAGGTAAGTGGTGTGTGGCCGTTGTGGGCCAACCAGGGGACAAGCAATGTCATCTTGGAACCATGGTAGAGGCATTCTTCAGACGCACGACCTAATTGCCGCATGCAGGGTCCCCAACGTTCGATCCTGTACTGCACGGTAGCTGCATGCTAGCAATATGCTGACATTCGAGATGCGCCAACAGCATATCCCACAAATTCTGTGCGACATGC includes:
- a CDS encoding hypothetical protein (COG:U; EggNog:ENOG503NYWI); protein product: MSLQQTLKDLLEASLTPSPTVILFGLAFCLLAPILLHFLYSTATPYTTLPSVLLLGPPGAGKTALTTLFERGPLDLPLAKTHTSQVTSSIELSINSDDPSSASYKTNLDEAGATAKKFLLVDTPGHPKLRASSLARLNSAEPTIKSSLVSDGGAKSKIKAVVFMVDAAALADGDALPSTAEYLYDVLLTLQKRFHSRNGSRAPASMPVLVAANKLDLFTALPAALVKSNLEAELGRIRAARSKGLLDSGVGQDDLAAGEEGDWLGGDGSEKFSFAQMMEFDVDVDVIGGSVTGDGPGAEKWWKWIGERV
- the AKR1 gene encoding palmitoyltransferase akr1 (EggNog:ENOG503NVTK; COG:S) encodes the protein MAQRPDASATPSANGAPAQPPSKSDTATPKLNNEVELGNLPGDGEPAQSDIMQMARTGDIAGMEKLFETGDYDATYTDGEGITPLHWAAINNQYAMCKFLISRGAEINRKGGESVATPLQWAAQRCHYYTVHLLLQHGADPLISDAQGYNTLHISTFNGNLLLIVLLLHQGIPVDVEDAYGHTGLMWSAYKGYPACVDVFLRWGASVHAKDEQGFTALHWALVKGSAGCVQKLLEYGADRFAKTTTGKTPSITAKELNTAGAWHKALHECGYDEDANAIIPSWPGSSYLLQDRRGFTTKFFFLWPFVLVWATLHIFAGMPVYAGIPIGLIVAYSIQWVGQQVIAYAPPDMRSFEKTPWMTGIFAASLFWVGLNWLFTVFPTTAFGEDGTYLLNFLFAVTLGLTGFFYVRSMVDDPGFVPKMNGIAEQRAVIDELISQWKYDEAHFCVTCMIRTPLRSKHCRRCQRCVAKHDHHCPWVYNCVGINNHRHFFMYLINLTLAIIIYDFLTYRYFNIVSPDASEECSLLAPSICKVVNADAYTMLTAIWASLQLVWVSMLLSVQLIQLARAMTTYENMFGVHHTSATSLASAFTSTGAPLDPTQQPPSGSAAGEGGHGHKHGHRHGGILKTMSRLLGVDIFMRTARGKGAATNPANKRKSRNPYNRGCVTNCKDFWCDPAPLFGKRETGAAMLGGQPVNYTEMYESPSVMDALRGRAGRAGGYEAVAGDEV
- the CYS4 gene encoding cystathionine beta-synthase (EggNog:ENOG503NV6E; COG:E), whose translation is MSNQNGANHRGLVSQVPIPIFDKLVAKSDIKMSATELIGNTPLVRLNKIPQSLGIECEVYAKVELFNAGGSVKDRIALRMIEEAEKSGRIKPGDTLIEPTSGNTGIGLALVGAIKGYKTIITLPEKMSAEKVSVLRALGATIIRTPTQAAWDSPESHIGVARRLLKEIPNSHILDQYTNVDNPRAHEFGTAEEIWAQTGGNITAIVAGAGTGGTISGIAKGLRKHNKNIKVIAADPHGSILAVPESLNEEKANLPYKVEGIGYDFIPDVLDRELVDKWYKTDDRESFKLARRLIAEEGLLVGGSSGSAMAAMLKAVKDFGFKKGDVVVVVLPDSIRSYLSKFADDDWLAANDLLPNDDTNVSGGDAASATPHTPSQNDPYGGATVRALRLKPVSSVLADSPCTEAIEMMRDKGFDQLPVLTPTGGKLAGLVTLGNMLSYISKGRVSPKCPVSDVMFNFKRIDEVVTDPREFGSELKNKKRKFVEITMDTPLSALSRFLEWNSAAIVTEKAEDGSKPVAVVTKVDLLTYMVKHK
- a CDS encoding hypothetical protein (EggNog:ENOG503P57J); this encodes MITLVSTGLPLSVIKPSLHKPSNFINKMQFTSKTLLSLAAALSVAAAQSADCVYDVQSAPFHLRLTSDDARLNDTLLVSVHAGPPYRQLVSEVLLEEKYPGNNLSDISINFYYNTTSTNDPNLNCLPGKLHWAPEQSWPSVFGLESSLASNVLPVIVSPTQGEGSGPQFDEEGKLFQRARSFSPVITDENTWSGTNYYKWFVCATVYGNYNYGDALTWVSGGLPDGKDCRAVNVTREWA
- a CDS encoding hypothetical protein (EggNog:ENOG503NXIF; COG:P), whose translation is MGRQERIARSIVRAIIRTNVNGTKKKASNPLGILLALFSAFFSLYQLLMRKIRPADFAKLRREYWDVSDDDYVDSFRPREGAKDEEALTAIGDMGFSGSTFYATTDQKYLVKSVPRHSEHSFFRNDLLTPYVQHMATHPQSLLVRICDFLGASGASIGRILRLAPSHHIVMENIMYGREEAENRGDAKWENWDLKPTSYFYPERDIADGALTSDATKEQLADEFHDKIVLSQEQADDLFARLEEDTKLLAEHNAVDYSLFLVRMKLPREEVQEEVQPEAAKSDSNLAPPEDGPSVPPQPPTWKTGVASADGKYVYRASILDFFWAKHKIQPRFMTLLINLWNLLISKDGPMSITTTPEEYRERFLKMCRGYVDIKKD